From the Argentina anserina chromosome 3, drPotAnse1.1, whole genome shotgun sequence genome, the window TTCTCTCTCATTAATTTTGGTTGCTGAGAAAATGTAGGATTTCTTTTTGCTGGGTCATTTGGATTTTGGTACGCAGTTAGGTTGCAGTGGTCTTAGCCTAGCTGAGGTGGAAAGAGAGTTGTTGTATCAGTTCTGTTTATCCTCGAAGAATAAGGTTACATGTTGTACCTGAGTTAGGAGGGAGTTTGTGAtacttttatttcatttcaaCCTTAAAGAGATGTAGGCCTttatatttcatcatcaaataaaTGAAGCATTAATACTTATGTATTTCTTCTGTGAATAGAATCTTCTTCAATCGATTGTATCCTGTAAAATATCATGGTCCTCTAGGCTTTCTCTTGGTTTCTTTGAGATCTGTTAACATATAAATTATTTGACAGTTTGACAGATGAAATAGGCATGGATTGCGAAATGGTCGGTGTTGGTCTAGGAAGTAAAAGTGCCCTTGGACGAGTTACACTGGTATTCCTTCATTCCTTATATATCATCTCATACCCTTATATCATCTTGTGCTTTGAGAGGGTGAATCTGTAAGGTGGCATTTTTTGAGTACAAGTTTGCATCTGTTATTTCAATAGCTAAGatgtttttcattttgttggATTTTTACACTTGGTACATTTACTTGGAAATACTGATTGCTGATGGTACTGTTTTATGGCAGATAAATAAATGGGGCAACATTGTATATGATGAATATGTTCGCCCAGTAGAACGCGTTGTTGATTTCCGAACTCAAATAAGTGGCATTCGTTCCTGGGACTTGCGAAAaggtttgggttttttttttgttttttgtttttgtataaACCTTTCTGTTGCTTGTTTGATTGCTCTGAGTGTAGGGTATCTGCTTTACTGACATGTTTATGAATTTAAAGAAGCAAATGGTGACCTGAGCTGTACTATCTTCTTGTGATTAGTTCCTAATTGGTTATTGACTGTTCATTCATATTGACTTCTGCTGGCAATCAGTAATAAGTAATTTGTAATACTGTTTTATGTGGAAACTCCTTTATTGTTTGTGCAGATTAAGTACTTATACAACTTAACATTTCTTTCTTCTAGGGGTAAactattttgttttatgtttctcAATGatcaattttatttgaaaatcaTATTATTTCTCACTTGTCATTCCGTATGTCTTAAAATTATCTTCTCTTTAGTCGCAATCATTTATTTCTCCAATGTCTTCCTCTTACCACATACCAGTTATCAGTTGTTATTCTCAGTTTCTCACCATTGTTAGACTCCCAGCTCCTATACTGACCTTATAATGCTCAGTCATCAGTGTAATGGTTTTGGGTTACTTTTTTGATGGTATGGTCACTGTATTTCTTGAGGCACCTTTGATTTATGTGAATAATGTCCATCTTTTCgctctttctttgttttctcctGTAGGGCCCTACACCCCTACCCACATTGTATAAACCCTAATTCCCCTACTCTCTGAATTTCTGTTCGAACTGGTTTTGCATAAACCACTCACTATAGCTTATATTGCCTTATATTAGACATGTGTCTCTTTATGTGTTTTTTACCATCTTCCAATTCATCTACTGTATTATGATTTCTGATCTATGCTGTGGAATGTGCAAATATAGCTAGTAATACAAAATAATTTACTGCAATGTCTTGTTTGCTTACTCAGAAATTAGCTAAAATGTTATAGTAGTCCAGATTATTAGTGATATAATTAAGTTACAGCTAGCTCCCAAGAACATGTGTAGATACTTACAGCGACAATCTTGCATCTTTGTTCTCTGCAGCGAAGGATTTTCGAGTAGTTCAGAAAAAAGTGGCTGAGCTGATTAAAGGACGAATTCTCGTGGGCCATGCATTGCGGAATGATCTGAAGGTATCTTGCATTTTAATATGGTTGTGTATTGTATAGATTTGAATACTTCATTTGACAATTTGACTGAAACAGGCATTACTCCTGAGTCATCCCAAGGAGGACTTGAGGGATACATCAGTATATCAACCCTTTAAGAGGTACTCTCTCGGTCTTCAGTAATTTTTATAAGCTTACCGACAGTCTCTCTGCATGGCTTCAGGATTTTTTGTTTGATGAAGCAGGGAGGAAGGATCTGTGAGGGCGCTTCGGCATCTTGCAGCTGAGTTTCTTGGTGTTGAAATCCAAAATGGAGAGCACTGCCCTGTTAGTATTCTGATTCTTTGGTTACCCTTACAAAATAATAGTTGAACACTTACTATAATGATAGTTGGACAAAGCTACAGTGTCCGCGACTAAGCATGTCATGTTAGGAGGATTTAAAATTTGAGCCACTAGTGTGATTAATTTATCTATTAAGTTTGATAGATATCTTCATCTCTGATGAAACTCGATTTACTGCAAATTGCTGTGCCTGGTATCAGTTCCAGGAGCAGCTATTACGTGGTCCAAGCAAAATTTATCAAATTCGTGATCGTGGAAATAAATTTTCTTGCTGTAGTGATTTTTTCATTCTGAACTTATGTTTTAGTGTCATATTGGGTAGTTTATGTTTTCACTGCTAAGGATACTCCATATTACCTTCTGATGTATGAAATGGCATGTTATTGCATGTTACATATCATGTTAGTTTTGTCAACAATTTCATTGGAACTTTGAAATGTTATGTAGAGACCTTGTTTAACTCCTAATGCTATTACAGGTAGAAGATGCTCGTGCTGCGATGCTGCTTTATCAGAAAAACAGACGAGCATGGGAAAAGAGCGTCAAACTTCAACTTAGTCTTAAAGAGAAGCAGAAGAAACGCGGCAagggaaagaagaaaagaaaggaagGGGCTGACTTGAAAAGGAATCACGCAGAGTAATTACTTCCAATTGACAGTTCTTGTGACTATTTGGAAGGTAGTCGAACGCTCAATTCAATCAACAGACAGAACTACACATAATCTCATGGCTTAATTATTCCTTTttcaatcaatcaaaatcCTAGTTCTAGTGTTTATCCTCATCCATGGTAGAAAATTATGTTTGTTGTAAGCTGAACCATTCTTCATATGTCATCTCTTGGAGAAATCTATGTATCAAACAAGATATTATTAAATGTAAAATGCTGCTGGTGTGTGCCAGTACAATTTTGCCCCTCTAATCTGCTATCTAGTTACAAGAAGCTGAGAAAGTACAAAAGACTTGGTCAGTCGAGTTGAGTTGTGTTCCTTAAAAGAGACCTGCTTCTCTTCTACACAAAGAACCCGGAACTCATAACAGCAGCGAGTACATATGATGGAATCCGAATCAAGTGAATGTCGTCTTTAGTTATTAATGTTGGAAACCTAAGTTACAGACAACGGCATTGACTCGGTATCTCGTTGTTGTCAATGTCAAGCTAAAATTTGGTCGTCGAGTGGTCAACATTGTCAGCAGTCAGCAGTTTACTGTCCCGGTGATAATTTCTAACTTCTATTCATatcataatattttattttaagacTCAAAATAAGCACACAAATCCTGAAATCCCACGACAAAATATTTCCCCGAAGGCCCTCACAGAAATTGATATTTATATTCGGCCCCAGAAAACCCAAAAGTCTTCCAGCGGGGTCCAACGGCCAGTCATACACCTATAAATAGACAAAGCCCCTCTTTCAGCTCAAGCACAACTATAATTCCCCCAAAGCCAAAATCAGAAGCGCGCGTTGGTCTCACTACGGTACGCccttttctccttctccttccttttagGGTTTCTTTCATTCTCAACCTGACTCTGTTgctttgcttcttctttttcttcttcgctTTCTTGATTTCGCTTTTTCCGCCTtcaattttggtttttggttttcgCTGTATCAGGCGTTAGGGTTCTTCAGGTgcttttgtttgttgttgattTGGGGAAGTTGGGAAAGTTT encodes:
- the LOC126788262 gene encoding uncharacterized protein LOC126788262, whose protein sequence is MKKKATHFQLNPNWAQFQEALKSQPKPSKPFNNSGSKTPRTILGKRKDRVDDSPSLLNVLEPVNDDCSLTDEIGMDCEMVGVGLGSKSALGRVTLINKWGNIVYDEYVRPVERVVDFRTQISGIRSWDLRKAKDFRVVQKKVAELIKGRILVGHALRNDLKALLLSHPKEDLRDTSVYQPFKREEGSVRALRHLAAEFLGVEIQNGEHCPVEDARAAMLLYQKNRRAWEKSVKLQLSLKEKQKKRGKGKKKRKEGADLKRNHAE